The Leishmania donovani BPK282A1 complete genome, chromosome 8 genome has a segment encoding these proteins:
- a CDS encoding amastin-like protein yields MAYPVGIILYAILQFIAFLFVLVGTPIDMFRGTTKDLFNISLCITLWGSKFECNTIMYAMPTDDQWKFCPTRLQHFRIAEILSIISVFVYALAALLGFIMLCCCSLLRWLCLVFNIAGIVTLGITWGFMVVEYGRNESRFCPPLRKDYKFGVGFALFMVAWVLNLINIIFLMLPWQIGESGKGDEPNGQEEEEEVGSKKATEE; encoded by the coding sequence ATGGCGTACCCGGTCGGTATTATTCTCTACGCGATCCTGCAGTTCATCGCGTTCCTCTTCGTGCTGGTCGGTACGCCGATCGACATGTTCCGTGGCACCACCAAGGACCTGTTCAACATATCACTGTGCATAACCCTGTGGGGTTCAAAGTTCGAGTGCAACACCATCATGTACGCCATGCCCACCGACGACCAGTGGAAGTTTTGCCCGACCCGCCTCCAGCATTTCCGCATAGCCGAGATTTTGTCCATCATCTCCGTCTTCGTGTACGCccttgcggcgctgctcggcttcattatgctgtgctgctgctctttgcTCCGCTGGCTCTGCCTGGTGTTCAACATCGCTGGCATCGTCACGTTGGGCATCACCTGGGGGTTCATGGTGGTGGAGTACGGTAGGAATGAGAGCAGGTTTTGCCCCCCTCTGCGGAAGGACTACAAGTTTGGGGTCGGCTTTGCTCTTTTCATGGTGGCCTGGGTCCTGAATCTCATCAACATTATCTTCCTGATGCTCCCGTGGCAAATCGGAGAGTCCGGTAAGGGTGACGAACCGAAtgggcaggaggaggaggaggaggtggggtcTAAAAAAGCAACGGAGGAGTAG